The nucleotide window GTGGACTGGCTCTACAAAGCTCGGGAACGGAGGCGGATCTTCGGATGGGGGTGGCCGTCTTGCTCCCTCAGTGTTGTCTTCGTGTTTTTGGGTTTCTCCTCCACTCTGAACTCTCTCACCCGGtgtccttctttcttcccccataGCTCCTCTGTTCCTGTGTGCCTTTGATCACATGGGTGACTTTTGGCCGGCACCTTCCACCGTCAGTTCCATTGCTGACTGCTAGATTACCGCCatgttttttcattaatgttCCTCCAAGAGAGAATCTAACCAgcccccttcccttttcccaccAACCGTTTGGGTCTCCGATGTGACTGCAGGCTCCTTGCCCTTAGGTCAGGTGCCCACCCAGTCAGTAGTGCCTGAGGGGTGGGGCTGATACATAGCAGGCCGACTCACACCATCCAGAACACGGCCACTGTGCGCCAGCAGGCCTGTGGGTGTGGGGATCCCTGAGGAGGAGGTCTGGGCAGGCAAGTGATGGCTGTACTACAACCTGCATCTGTGCcgattcatttattcaaccaaggTTTATTGAGCTCATACTCCATGTTAAGGGTTAGAACTTGGCAAtcataggggcgtctgggtggctcagtcagttgagcatctgactttggctcaggtcatgatctcgcagttcacgagttggaggcctgcatcgggctgtgtgctgacagctcagagtcttgagcctgctttggattctgtgtctccttctctctctgaaataaacattaaaaaacaaaacaaaaaaaaaaaacaaaaaaaaaacccaccttgcGATCATAGAGATTCTGGGTCCTTTGTAAGTATTAACAACCTTACAAGGTGTGTTACTACCCTATTCCCTTTGGCAGTTGAGACTGAGCGCAGAGAAGTAACCTGACCAAGGGCTTACAGTGGCCGACCTGGAACTCAAACCAGAGTCAGATTCCAGAGTCTCTTGACCACTGTATTCTGCAgcatgggatggatggatggacagatggatgggccAGCGGAGTCCTCAAATGTGATTAGTCATgtttatgggtttgttttttcactcttaacaccaggctctgcacctgACACAAAGCAGATCTGTACTAAGTGTTTGATAAAAATGGGTGATTAAATGTCAGTATTTATCGTGGTATAATTCTTTCCGTTTGTCTCATTTGGCTGAACTAGAAAGTCCAAGGGAAGTCCCAAGCAACTGGCCCCTCACCCCAACATCATCCGGGTCTTCCGTGCCTTCACCTCTTCTGTACCACTGCTGCCAGGGGCCCTGGTCGACTACCCTGATGTGCTGCCGCCACGTCTTCACCCCGAAGGCCTGGGCCACGGGCGGACGCTCTTCCTCGTTATGAAGAAGTAAGTAGGAGGCGGCCCCTGGCCCTGTGCACCTGCAGCCCCcggggtggcagggaggaggcacCTCGTCCTTCTGTAGGGCAAGGCCACGGCGAGGGCAGACTGCCCTAGAGAGCAGCGTCCCTTTAGGAtgatttttcatgaaaatagaaCTTCGTCTTCACTTAGAACATCGTTTTCACCTAGTGTTTTTAGTACATTTGATTCTTGCTCCTTCTCTACGGCCTGCCTTACCAGTTGCGTGTGTCTTGTTTAACACAGAAAGTTCTCTTTCCTTGCTCTCTGTACCTACTGGCATTGCTGTGATGGGCATTTTAAGGAAAGAGTGTCTGCTCCATTACTTTCATCACGTGGGGCCCGAGCTCTCACTTCCTAATTCAGGGTAATGGGTGGGAACAGAAAGGATACTTGAGGGAGAAAAGATTAAGAAACTCCACAATGAGGAAGGATCATCCTCCTAATCGAAAGTAAGATGCTGGGGACCAATGATGTGTGATAGCCAGAGGCCCTGTCACCCTGTCCACCAGCTACCCCTGCACCCTGCGCCAGTACCTTCGTATGAACACCCCGAGCCCCCGCCTCGCCACCGTGATGATCCTGCAGCTCCTGGAGGGGGTGGATCATCTGGTTCAACAGGGCGTCGCGCACAGAGACTTGAAATCTGACAACATTCTCGTGGAGCTGGACGCAGGTGGGTCCCTGCCCTACCTCACAGCCATCCGGGGCGCACCAGACTCATGTCTGCAAACATTTAAGGACCCTTCAGGTCCTTTTTGACTTTGTATGTTCTGTTACACGTTGTCTTAATTTCACTCCGTGCACAAGAGGGGAGCAATCTCTCCTTCAAAATGGAGGCCTTTGTTCTCTTTGTAGGGCTTGTGGAATGATTCCTTTCTGTGGCCCACTTACAGAACACAAGACTCGGTGGCAGAAGTTCTCTTAAAGTAAAAGAGAGGTAGTAGACTGTAGCTCAGTAGAAAAAAGCATTTTCAGACAGTGAGAGCTGTCCAAAGGTAAGCCCAGCTGCCCCTGGGGATCCCAAGTTCCCCACGCTGGAGGCACTGAAGTAGAGGCTAGATGGCCCCTTACCTGGGCTGTTTTAAAGGAGATTTGTACGTCTGCTAAGTTTTGAACTAGATTGAAAATAAGAGGCAATTAAATTGCTAGAGGAACTaggtttttaaagaaagtctGTGTGAATACTTTTACAGACAACTAAATCCTAATGGACCGGTTTCTTGGGTTTGGATTTGGGGTTTCAAGTTCAGATCAAAGATTCTTGGGGTGGTAAGAGCTCTTAGAGGTCATCTGAGCCCAGCACCATCTGCTGTGTAAACCATGAGCAGCTCGTTCAGTCCTGGGCTAGCTCCGATTACTTGCTTAGATTGAGCCAAGCTTTTATCCAGTTCTTTGTTTGGGGCTTTGATTTCCTGGAGGCATTTCCGTGCTCACTTACTGGCCCTCCCGTTGAGCTCTCTGGGGACAGGGTAGCCATCCAGGCCTGGCCAGCCTGCGCTCCTGGACCAACATGGAGTCCTTGTAAACCCCTCTCACCCATGTCTTGACAGTGGCCGTGGTGGGGATCACAGGAAGGCCTCTCGGAGGGGCCAGTCACTTACCTctgcctgtcccttccccagATGGCTGCCCCTGGTTGGTGATCACAGATTTTGGTTGCTGCCTGGCTGACGAGCGCATTGGCCTGCAGCTGCCTTTCACCAGCTGGTATGTGGACCGGGGCGGAAACGGCTGCCTGATGGCTCCTGAGGTGAGTCCCGCTGAGCCGGTCTTGTGCCATCAGCAAACATACTTCTCCACCGTGCTTCCACTGAGAGGACAAGACTGACTTCCTCATTATTTACTCAACACCTCCATCTTTTCTGACCCTTAATTTGGCACAAGTCCCCTGCAACCTGAGTAGATTCTCGTGGGTCCTAGCCACAGCTCAAATTCTGGGTTCTTGGGACAGAGTTCCGGTCAGCCCAGGAGTCAGATGCTGTGCCGGAACGTGAATGCGTTCTAGGTGCCAGCAGCGTGAAGCTCACTCATTGCTTTCCTAACAGGTGTCCACAGCCTGCCCGGGCCCCCGAGCAGTGATTGACTACGGCAAAGCCGATGCCTGGGCAGTGGGTGCACTCGCCTATGAAATCTTCGGGCTCTCTAATCCCTTTTACGGCCAGGGCAGGGCCCACCTTGAAAGCCGCAGTTACCAGGAGGCCCAGCTGCCCGCACTGCCCAAGTCGGTGCCTCTAGAAGCAAGACAGTTGGTGAGGTCACTGCTCCGGCGAGAGGCCAGCAAGGTGAGGCTGTCCCCAGGTCTTGCAGGAGTTGTGTGAAAGTTCATGTTCCAGAGTAAAGACCAGGTTTGGGCAAGACTAGAGTCACCGATAGCTCCTCTGTCCTAACCAAGTTTGTACAGGAGAACAAACTTTAGTATAAATAGGAGTAGGGGAGGTGGCCACCAGATTACAGTTCCAGCAACGCAACTTGTCTTGGCTTCAGTGGCTTCAGTTACTTAGAGGGAAGAAGatgcatttttaagaaatgtttaagagTTGTAGCTTCTAGGAACAGCCGACATCTAATGAAACAGAGGTGAGGCCTCGCCCAAGAGCAGATCTGGAccggcccaggcccaggccaggcGGCATGCCTAGGGAAGAGCACAAAGGCAGACACAGTTCAAACCCCTGTCCTCCCGCCTCCCTGCCACCGCACAGCATGTGCTCAGTGCCACCAGTTACTAAGTGAGGAGAGGTCATCCACAGGCGGCTCGTGGCCCTTCCTTGATGGGGAGGCTATTTCCGCGGCACCTTTGTGCACCTGGAGAAGCCTGCAGCACGGAGGGCGAGCAGCCAGCGTGTGTCAGGAGAGCGAAGGGTGTTGTAGGAAGGAGAGACGTGGGGTGGACAAGAATTTGGGGCCGGAGAAGGGAGGACCCTGAAATGAGGATTCATTAACGGATCAGGTTTGGGGCCACGTGCTTTGCCAGCCACATGTTCTAAGCTTCCGCTTCCCTGCCTGTTGCAGAGACCGTCTGCCCGAGTGGCTGCTAATGTGCTTCATTTAAGCCTCTGGGGGGAACACACCCTGGCCCTGAAGAATCTGAAACCAGACAAGATGGTCGGCTGGCTCCTCCAACAGTCCGCTGCCACTTTACTGGCCAACAGCCTCACGGGGAAGAGCTGCGTGGAGACAAAGATGAAGATGTTATTTCTGGCCAACCTGGAGTATGAAACGCTGTGCCAGGCAGCCCTGCTCCTCTGCTCCTGGAGGGCAGCCCCGTAAGGGCCCTGCTGTAGCTGAATTACTAAAAGAACTCAGCAGCGTCGTGTGGTGATGGTCTGTGAATGGGCAGAGCTCCCAGGAGTGAGGGCGGGAGCAGGAGAGCAGATGGCGTAGGGAGGGCTGGTCAGCCCCGGAGAAGGCCTCCGGTTTGGCAAATGGAAGGAACAGCTAGCTCATGTCCAAGTTCAGTCCGTAGCTACTAACTCGCCCTAGCCGTGCCATCTTAGGTGCTCATGTAACCTGTGCGGTCTGACGTTCTCACGGGCAGTCGAGGAGCTGGCAAACGGACTGTCGGGGCTACGCCGCTGTTGTCGTAGCGCAGAAGCAgtcttaaatatgtaaatacaccGAAATTTGAATTTCACGGGTAactaatactttaattttttccaacTATTTGAAAACCcgaaaaacaggcagcaggccagaCTGGCCCACACGTCagagtttgccaacccctggtctaGATGAATTCAAAAGGCCTAATTCTAAAAAGACACCCTGATTAATCACAAGGCCCCTTGTGTGTAAATGCTAATAGAAGGTGAGAAGACCGGAGCACACAGCCAGAGGCATGCATTCTCTGCGGCAAATGAGGAGGAGGAGTGAGGTGTTACCTGCTGACAAAAAGCCCTCACGGGAGGGCCTCTGCGAAGCCGGTGGCTGAGCTGCTCTGTTAGGTCTGGAGGTGAGGCTGAGTGAGGCCCAGACGtgtgcctcccccccaccttccagAGGGCCCAGCAAGGCCGTGCCTGTTGGTGGCAGAGCATGACTCCAGGAAGGGACTGCGGCTTGTCTGAGAGTGGCAGCCATGAATCAGCCTGCGTGCTTCCTGAGCTAAGGCAGACATCTGCCCAGGTCGGTATATTCGGGTGTCAGAATGAAAACATCCAGTGAGGCCTGAGAAGTAGGAAGCCTCTGCACTTTTCTGGAAAGCTCTGGGGTGTCTCTGCGGAAGCATTTCCACTGAGCTCCTCCAGCTACTAAATCGAGTCTAGTGGAGCTAGAagtaatgaagaaatggaagttaACCGTGTAGTGTTTTATTGCTAATCAGCCTTTTGACCAGCATTTCTTATAGAAATCGTGAAGAATTAAATGCACATTTTCAACTGCAGAAGACGTTATTTGCTTTGAATTGAGTACGTGGCTTTAAGAGTGATCTTTATACACCGTAATAGAGAACAATGAGGAAGGGATTTCACGTGATTTTACACCTGCTTTTTAGGACTACAGCTACTGACTAAAGCAAGGTGAACGTATATTTTAGGTTCCTTTCAAAGAAGCAATTCTGTAATTCTATTAAGTCAAGCGCTGTTACCCCAATTTCCCCACCGGCCTCAGTGCGTTATTAACCTTCTCTTCTCCCCCGAGAAGTGAGGAAGTGTCGTGATTTCACACTTAAGGAAAATACGGTTGGCGACACTTAGAGGCCACTTACTATTTTGTGTCTTGTTGCTGAACAGCATCCCCACCACAGCAAAGCACACGGGAGCCACATCAAATTGGAGGGCAAGGCTTCTTTTTATCTTAGAAATGAGAGTGACCACACATGGAAAATACCACTTAGCATTAGgtggaaaaaacataaaaatcaccccccaacccccacccccacggtaTTCAGTGCCGTGTCTCCGTGAGACTCTGCCACTGTCCcacagcttaaaaaaacaaacaagtgaaacacacacaccaccataaaaagacaacccaaccCTACGTAACCCCCATCTGCATGTTTTGAGGAGTCCCAGGGCTCGGCCGCCTCAGTCGgacttctccttctccttcatgtGCAAGAAGACCGTGCTGAAGATAAAGAGCCCCAGCATCATGGAGAAGGCGCTGGCGTAGTACGGGTAGGCCGAGGGGATGAAGCGCTCGTACTGCGTGTGTTGGAGCGGCCGCACCGACACCTGCAACACGACAGAGGGGACAGGCCCCGGCCACTCAGCAGCCCAGGCGAGGCCCACTCCGGCCGAAAAGGGGACCGTGACTTTGGCTCACCTGAGTGGAAGAGTGCAAGTGCGTGTAGCCTAGCCGGTTGTAATCCACTTTAAACTGGAACACTCCATACACATCGGGCAACTTGAACTGGACGCTGTATTTGCCACCTGTGGGGGGAGCCGAGACCACCAGGAGGGGTGTCTCCGTCAGCCTCACGAGAGCGAGCACCGCGGGACCGTCGTCCTGCCGCTGTCCCCCGTGAGAGCACTACTTGCCTTTCTTCTTCAAGAAGGTCCTCACGAAAGGATCGATGCGGACAAACTCTAGCTGGATGTCATCACCATCAAAGGGGACCCATCTGCCATTTGAGAGCTGCTCAATCACGATGCTGTACTCCTGAGACGACAGGCCGGTCGGCCGGGGGAGTCACCACCCTCGGAGCAGCACCGAGTCCCTCGTGGACCCGGCAGGAACCCCCAGGCGAGCCCCCGCTCCCCATCCCGCTAATGCCCCTCTCCACACCTCGGCCCTGGACCACCACCGTCTGCACCCAGACTGCCCCACTCGCAGACGGGCCGGGCACCATCAGGGAGCCCTGCCGCCACCTTCACTGCagtctccacccctctccccccaaccagCAGAACGCACCAGCAAAGCCCTCCCGCTTCTACACCTCCACGACAAACCCACACCTCTTCACGCCTCTTTAGACACTGGCTTGTGCACCAGGCCCTCTGCACCTACGCTTTCTTAGGAGTAGAGATTAATTTATTCATCCTTATTTAGGCCACTAAATATTCAATAAACGCTTCTGAGCTAAAGCAACCTGGCCCAAACCACAGGGGTCCCTCCTGCTCCAAGACGCTCTTACCACTAGGTCGGTGACGGTGTAGGCGTTGGGTGGGGCGGTCTCACCCACCCGATGGTGGGACACGGGCCCCACACGGAGGACACCCTCCTCCTTGAACACCCAGCGGGAGAGGGCCACAGCTAGCTCGTAGTTGCCCGTCTGGGAATACCTGCAGAAGGGGCAAACGGGAGGCTAGGGGCCCGGAACCGACTTGTTTACAGCGATGCCTGACAGTCACGATCCATGGAGACAAACTGCCTGAAACTAGCTTCTGCCTGGAGACCATATGTATCTAGGTATCCTGCTTCAAGGGAACAGGGAAAAGAGGTCAGGTGGTGTTGCTGTGGGGTCACCTTCACAACAAACACACTCGCTGAAACATCTCCGGGTAAGCCGCTGCCACCTTGAAAAGTCTAGGGTACCAACACAGCAACGAAGTCTTCAACCCAAAGACACCTGGCCTCCGACGCTTCCAGCTGGAAagctcctccttccccagcaccaGACCACACGCCCCCGAGCCCGCCAGCACCCACCTCTGGGAGCCGGGCGCAGCCTTCTGCACCGCCGAGTTGAAGAAGGCATCGCTGAAGAAGTCCAGGGAGCCGCTGAAGACGACCCGGGCGTTGTTCCTGGCCTGGAGCCCGGCAATGAGCAGGGTGTTCTTCCCCACCGCGTGGGGGTACTGGGAACAACAGAGGGCTGTCATCCAGGAGAGCCCGGGGAAAGGACAGGCAGCTGGGCCTCTGGGGCAAGAGGACAGCAGGCCGGACGTCAACCTGAGGGCGGCACCGGAGGCCCCGacgcctctgccccttcctgctcccagCAACCTCTCCTTCACCAGCCTCCGCCCCGTGTGCTCTCCTGCTTACTCCTGCCCGTCTTCACATAAAGGGCCTCGCCGCTGGGCCCGGGACCCGGAGGCCTCAAGGCTGCAACGGCCCCTCACCTGGGTGATAGGTTTATCCGGGAAGAAGGAGTAAGACGTGGAGGAGCCCGTCAGGATGTCCAACACCAAAGGATTGTCAGGATCGGCCACCATCCTACAGAAGCAAAGGAGAACACCCCACAGGGACCCTGAGAACTGAGCTCAAGGACCTGGGTCCCGAAGGGTCACTTCTTCACAGGGACGAGTCCTGCTTTCTCAGCAGTCGCGCGCCTGCTACGCCACTAGCTCTCCTCTCGCTGCCACAACGAAGTCTGACTCTGAGTGTCCTAAATTaatctctcccctctcctccagggaTAGGAATGCCCCTAAACCATCAAGGGTGGGTTAGTTTCCCATCCTCCCCAGGTTTCTAGCGCCCTGGGCCTGCTCACTCACCCAACACCTCGAAAGAGGATGGGGTTCAGAGATGATCTCCCAACAATGGTTGGGGCCTTCAGCAGGTTCTCGGGGTCGGCCACAATGAGCGTGTGCTGCGGCAACAGAGGGAGATGGGGGTCAGGAAAAGGCGCCTCCACGCCAGGGACTCCCTTCCTACTCCCTCTCGGTTTCCAGGCTGAGCCCTGGTGGAAGGGCCCCAAACCTGGAAGGTAACGGGCCTGATTACCTGGCCAAGGTCTGAGATGTCGTAGTTGTGATGGTCAATGACGGCTGTTTTCTCCTCGTCGAACTCGATCCCACACTCACTGCCCAGCTCTCGAAGAGGGTCACCTGCAAAGACCCAAGAAATGCCTGGTTTAACCCTTACAGGTGGGCCCTGGGCCAAGCAGTGTCGCTTCCCTGGCCTCCTGGTGACTCACCCTCTCCCAGTCACCCTTAGGCCCTGCCACTTCCCCAGGCCGTGCTCAGCCCCAACTGGACAGCTGGACAACAGCACGGTTTTCTGCCTGCAGGGGTCAGAACCTGAATCAGTAACACGGAGAACCACCTGGTCCTCTGCCCACAAATACACAAAACCCCCCATTGAGGCAAAGTCATAACCTCAGGCAGACTTGACCTGAATGAGCCTGGCTTCACGggacttctctcctcctcctcatcacccCAGTCTGTCAACactgggaaaaacaaaatgagactGGCCGGGTGCTGACACCAACCAAAGCTGCGGGATACGCGTGCAGGCTCCAGAATACTGCTCTCTCCCTACTTCcaagtatgtttgaaaatttccaaaatagggaacaacaacaaaaaaacaatctgTCAAATTACTCTGGGTTCTGCCCAAGTAGCCAGccccatcttttctttctgtaaggGAAGGCCCaccaacacaaacaaaaacaaagggaaaaaaccaAACTGGGAAAAAACAGGGTTCCCAGCCCATAAAAGGTCCCACATCTCCCTGGTCCTGGTGACAGGAAAGCACAGGAGGAGGTGAATGGCTCTGTAGTTCCCTCGCTCCCTGACCAGGCCCACCCAGTGAACACCAATCTGGCAACTTCCATTTGTAAAGCTTGCCAAGCTTCCTGGAGAAACGCTGGAAAGCACCAGACCTTCGCAGGTCAGACTTACCAATGTCTGAGCTGGCAGCTACCAGGACACTGCCTCCACCGTCAATAAAGGTACTGATGGTCTCCACGTTGATGTTGCCTCCGAAATCTGAAAGAAGCACCAGACTCGGTGACCCAGACGGCCCCTCTGACATTTGAGCGGGGGAGAGTGGCCCACAGACTAGCCACAGTCCATCCCAGAACAGCCCTCTAGAGGCCCAGAACGAGAAAGACATTTACCACAGATGCCCGTCTTCCCAAAGTGAAGATCCAACAGTAACAACTTGAATTCATAAACTTTTAACTTACAGAAGTATGGACGATATAGTCAAACACCTACCAATTACAGATGTCAAGTTACTTACATACATTTGGAGTCACGTTCAAAATATATGTTTAGAAGTGCTGCGTTTTCTCAGCTACATTTCATGATACAACTTCATTCAAACTCCTCACCTGCACCTTTCACATGAGTATCTCTGTCTTCGCCAGAGTCACTTTGGGCtaacacagttttccagagcCCATCAATTTTCACTTCCGTCTCAACTGAGACAGAGTGCCCCTGGGTCTGAGGACGACGCGGTCACAAGTACTCATTTGCCAACACGCACGGTTTTTTCCTGTTAACCCTACAGATTTAGATCCATGAGAGACAGAACCAGTTTGTAGACTGCTTTTATTAAAGCGATCACCAAAAAGGCTCAACTTCCAACGTTTGTACTTATGAGAGGATCTTTGTTTTGTCAATCAGTCCGGTCAGGTGACTATCACAAGCATCCAGAACTGGACCAAGAGTCTTCCCCAAAGTACACCCTGAGGTTCAACGTAAAGTAATGGAGGGAATGCTCAGGAATTCGTGTAGTGCATGCAGAGAAGGCAAAAAAGGGACAAAGGCGGGAGGGGGAAGCTATTATATAAAGGTCAGTCAGGGAAGACCTGGGCAAGTAGCATTTGAGGTGTGAGAGTGACCCAGGCAGCACGGGGGGCGTTAAGGATGACAGGTACGAGGTCCCCAAGGCAGGTGAGCCTGtcccagcaaggagcccagtgtGGCCGAGCCGGAGTAGGGAGGGGGGAGCAAAAGCACACGTGGCCGTGCTGAAGCAGGAGGGGCAGCTCACAGGGCTTTACAGGCCCCGTGAGGTTGGCCATAAGGAGGAGCCGCTGGAGGTTTTGAGCACGACCCCAACATGCCCCGATTTACAGTCTTAAAGAACAATTCTGGCAGCTGGGTGGAGAATCGGGTACAGGGGACCAGGGTGGAAGCACAGCAGTGGATTAGAAGGCCACCGTGATAATCGGGGCAGTGAGGaacaggggggggggggggggggggggggggggggaaggggagggaggggcgaggGAGGTGGGAGACGGGGTGGGCTTACACTCCTGAAGGCACAGTCAGCAGGGCCTGTGACAGGCCGgatatggggagagagagagaggggtgctaAGGACAACCCCAAGATCTCTGGCCCAAGCAACTGGAAGGACGAAAGTGCCATGTGCGGAGACCGGATACGGAAGTCTGTCCATTACACATCCATTACCAGTCGGAAATGAGTCCGTAATAGGACTTTGTGAAGATGCAACTGTGAGAATGGCCCTCTTTTCTGAGAggtaattttgagagaaagacaaaaaagcaacTTCCCTTACCTTCAGGCACAGACAGAACATCTTGTATCTGGGGACTTTACCTACATCCAGAAggccatctatccacccacccacagaGAGGCCTACAGAGAGGCCAGGCAGAGTCTTAGACAATTTCAAAAGCAGCTCCTGGTAGAATACAGTAGACAGTGGTTCCCAACCAGGGGCAATTTTGCCCTGAAGGGCCATGTCTGGAGATGCTGCTAAGCATCTTACAGTGCACAAGACAGCCCCctacaaagaattatccagtccgAAATGTCAAGAAGTGCCACTGTTGAGAAATCCTTCTAAAGAGGAAAAGAACCCAGACTGTAAGAGATACCTGGGCTTGAATCTAGGCAATTCTGCCTTCCTGAGCTCATGTgcccatctataaaatagaaccCTGTTTTTTCAGGATCATTCTTCCGTGACCATCACTGCATGTGACTTGAGAGCCTCCTAATCCCCGAGCTGGCGAGGAACCCAGGGATACACGGAGAAGGACGCCAGCGTTCTCACACCCAAGAGGGCTAACAGAGATTACAGTATCACAGAAGGGCCCTCAGAGCCAGGGCCAAACTCTTACACCGAACCCCCCTGCCTCCACCAGCACACGTAAGCCTGTGGGGCCTACCCTGATAGGGGCAGAAAGGGTAGGACAGTGATGTGAGGCAGGGCTTTAAACAACACTAAATCTCAGAGAGACTTCTTGCCTTTCCAACGATTTTCTAAGCTTGCTCCATCAAAGAGAATATCTTAGTTTGATACTGATCTTAACACTTCTTTAACATTTGCTAATTGCCTTTATAGTTCCTTCCACTGAAAGGTAAGGATCctggttttccatttttagtAGTGCTATTGAGTTCACTACTAGCTTCCTTTTTAAATGATGTtacagtttgttgtttttttctttttttaaggggtCAATGTAAAGAAAGCGTTAGGTAATTATTAACAGGTGATATGGAATACAGTAAAAATCAGGAAGGAGGTACGGAAATGACTAagatttgagaaacactgtttaGGCTCTCTGACCTTCCCAAAGCGAGAGCCTAGCTCAGCCTCCCCCCGACCTGTCTGACCACAGCTTCCTTCCGTCTCCTGACATCCCCATCCATCTGAGCACAACTTGTAGGCTGTCACAGGAATACCGAAGTAGCACTTGGATAATCTGGTGAAGATATGCATTCTGTTCCACAACCAGCCCTCCACTAGGCCCTGCACATACCCAGCCAGCCTCAAATAGGGGGTTGGGCTAGATTATGGCTCATGTTCTTTTTCAACTCTGAAACTGAATCCTTCTGAATTCATAGAATCAACCATCAGGAGGCTTCTGTAGGCAAAACTATATTAATAGCATGCCACTTCCCCTATCCACACAGGCCAACCCAGGCTGGGGGGGCTCTCCATCTTTCTATCAGGCCCTTTATAAGGAAACCCCTTCCCAGAGTAGCAGGGCCTGCTGTTCCATGGTCTGTGCAACACTTGACCCCACAACCCTCAGCTGTGTCTTTAAGAAAGGATGTTCCCTCCCCGGCCCAGGTTAGAAGTGAACATTTTCCTCCTCCCTGGCAGCAGCAGTGCCAGGGCTGGTGACCCATGCCATGACCCAGAAAATGCACAAGACCCAGAAGAAAGCGATCGATCGTGGGCCTTGAAGCCCAGTTCTGGGAGCGACGCGCAGCACTTACCTTCCACCGAAGGGGAGAAGATGAT belongs to Panthera tigris isolate Pti1 chromosome C1, P.tigris_Pti1_mat1.1, whole genome shotgun sequence and includes:
- the PINK1 gene encoding serine/threonine-protein kinase PINK1, mitochondrial, coding for MAVRQALGRGLQLGRALLLRFTAKPGPAYGWGRAERPGPATGWGRGERRGQTAGPGAEPRRLGLGLPDRYRFFRQSVVGLAARLQRQFAVRARGGAGPCGRAVFLAFGLGLGLIEEKQAEGRRAASACQEIQAIFTQKNKLLPDPLDTRCWQGFRLEEYVIGQPIGKGCSAAVYEATVPVLPQSLEVARSIGLLPGRGPDTAPQEEQPASRAPGFPLAIKMMWNIAAGSSSEAILSTMSQELVPAGRVALAGEYGAVTYRKSKGSPKQLAPHPNIIRVFRAFTSSVPLLPGALVDYPDVLPPRLHPEGLGHGRTLFLVMKNYPCTLRQYLRMNTPSPRLATVMILQLLEGVDHLVQQGVAHRDLKSDNILVELDADGCPWLVITDFGCCLADERIGLQLPFTSWYVDRGGNGCLMAPEVSTACPGPRAVIDYGKADAWAVGALAYEIFGLSNPFYGQGRAHLESRSYQEAQLPALPKSVPLEARQLVRSLLRREASKRPSARVAANVLHLSLWGEHTLALKNLKPDKMVGWLLQQSAATLLANSLTGKSCVETKMKMLFLANLEYETLCQAALLLCSWRAAP
- the DDOST gene encoding dolichyl-diphosphooligosaccharide--protein glycosyltransferase 48 kDa subunit, translating into MEPGSAARAWSLLWLLLPLLGPVCASGPRTLVLLDNLNLRETHSLFFRSLKDRAFELTFKTADDPSLSLIKYGEFLYDNLIIFSPSVEDFGGNINVETISTFIDGGGSVLVAASSDIGDPLRELGSECGIEFDEEKTAVIDHHNYDISDLGQHTLIVADPENLLKAPTIVGRSSLNPILFRGVGMVADPDNPLVLDILTGSSTSYSFFPDKPITQYPHAVGKNTLLIAGLQARNNARVVFSGSLDFFSDAFFNSAVQKAAPGSQRYSQTGNYELAVALSRWVFKEEGVLRVGPVSHHRVGETAPPNAYTVTDLVEYSIVIEQLSNGRWVPFDGDDIQLEFVRIDPFVRTFLKKKGGKYSVQFKLPDVYGVFQFKVDYNRLGYTHLHSSTQVSVRPLQHTQYERFIPSAYPYYASAFSMMLGLFIFSTVFLHMKEKEKSD